In a genomic window of Urocitellus parryii isolate mUroPar1 chromosome 11, mUroPar1.hap1, whole genome shotgun sequence:
- the Phc2 gene encoding polyhomeotic-like protein 2 isoform X4, which produces MTSGNGNSASSIAGTAPQNGENKPPQAIVKPQILTHVIEGFVIQEGAEPFPVGRSSLLVGNLKKKYAQGFLPEKLPQQDHTTTTDSEMEEPYLQESKEEGTPLKLKCELCGRVDFAYKFKRSKRFCSMACAKRYNVGCTKRVGLFHSDRSKLQKTGSTTHNRRRASKASLPTLTKDTKKQPTGTVPLSVTAALQLTHSQEDSSRCSDNSSYEEPLSPISASSSTSRRRQGQRDLELPDMHMRDLVGMGHHFLPSEPTKWNVEDVYEFIRSLPGCQEIAEEFRAQEIDGQALLLLKEDHLMSAMNIKLGPALKIYARISMLKDS; this is translated from the exons ATGACCTCAGGGAACGGAAACTCTGCCTCCAGCATCGCCGGCACTGCCCCCCAGAATGGTGAGAATAAACCACCACAGGCCATTGTGAAACCCCAAATCCTGACGCATGTTATCGAAGGGTTTGTGATCCAGGAGGGGGCGGAGCCTTTCCCG GTGGGACGCTCGTCCCTGCTGGTGGGGAATCTCAAGAAGAAGTATGCACAGGGGTTCTTGCCTGAGAAGCTTCCACAGCAGGACCATACCACCACCACTGACTCTGAGATGGAGGAGCCCTACCTGCAAG AATCCAAAGAGGAGGGTACTCCCCTCAAACTCAAGTGTGAGCTCTGTGGCCGGGTGGACTTTGCCTACAAGTTCAAGCGATCCAAGCGTTTTTGTTCCATGGCTTGTGCAAAGAG GTATAATGTGGGATGCACCAAGCGAGTGGGACTTTTCCACTCAGACCGGAGCAAGCTGCAGAAGACAGGGTCCACCACCCACAACCGCCGTCGGGCCAGCAAGGCCAGTCTGCCAACACTTACCAAGGATACCAAGAAGCAG CCAACAGGCACTGTACCCCTTTCAGTTACTGCTGCACTGCAGCTGACACACAGCCAGGAAGACTCCAGCCGCTGCTCAGATAACTCCAGCTATGAGGAACCCTTGTCACCCATCTCGGCCAGCTCATCCACCTCCCGCCGGAGACAAGGCCAGCGAGACCTGGAGCTCCCAGACATGCACATGCGGGACCTGGTGGGCATGGGACACCACTTCCTTCCAAGTGAGCCCACCAAATGGAATGTAGAAGATGTCTACGAATTCATCCGCTCTCTGCCAG GCTGCCAGGAGATAGCAGAGGAATTCCGAGCCCAGGAAATCGATGGGCAAGCTCTGCTGCTGCTCAAGGAGGACCATCTGATGAGCGCCATGAACATCAAGCTGGGCCCCGCCCTCAAAATCTACGCCCGCATCAGCATGCTCAAGGACTCCTAG